A region of Bicyclus anynana chromosome 15, ilBicAnyn1.1, whole genome shotgun sequence DNA encodes the following proteins:
- the LOC112043162 gene encoding chromosome transmission fidelity protein 8 homolog isoform X2, which translates to MKVFVDCKTETEGGVPEWAIIELQGLIQMKKEDQSGPTVVGDLHYFSRNRHPVLILGHHVLNGKEVKLEQPMAVIEKDDTTSYKVKAIVKKKLLFKSRPKPIISNVSEKV; encoded by the coding sequence CAAAACGGAAACGGAAGGCGGAGTTCCAGAATGGGCGATAATTGAACTCCAAGGTCTGATTCAAATGAAGAAAGAGGACCAGAGCGGACCAACAGTGGTGGGAGACCTGCACTACTTCAGCAGGAACCGGCACCCGGTCCTCATCCTGGGCCACCATGTACTCAACGGCAAAGAAGTCAAACTGGAACAACCAATGGCCGTCATAGAGAAGGATGACACAACCTCCTACAAAGTGAAGGCTATAGTCAAAAAGAAACTCCTGTTCAAGTCTAGACCTAAACCTATAATCTCTAATGTCAGTGAAAAGGtgtaa